CGGTGTCATCGCCGGCTCGCGCGTTCACCCCGCCTTCGACTCCATGCTGGCCAAGCTGATCGTGACCGGCGCGACGCGCGAGGAGGCGCTCGCCCGCGCGCGCCGGGCCTTGGGCGAGTTCGCGATCGAGGGCGTCGCCACGGTGCTGCCGTTCCACCGCGCGGTTCTCGATGCGCCGGCCTTCACAGCGGAAGACGGTTTCGGCGTTCACACGCGCTGGATCGAGACGGAATTCGCCGACACGCTGGCCGAGCAGGCGCGGCCCGCGCCGCTCGGCGAGGCGCCCATGCTGCGCCTACCGGTCGAGATCGACGGACGCCGCGTCCTGCTCGGCCTGCCGGCCGCCTTCGCCGCAGGCTTCAACCCGCTTGCCGCGCCCGCGCAAGCCCCGGCACCGAGTGCCGTGGCTGATCCCGGCGCTGTCGCGGCGCCCGTCGCCGGAACGCTGCAGGCCTGGCGCTTCTCGGACGGCGACGCGGTGGAGCCAGGCGCGATCCTCGTCACGATGGAAGCCATGAAGATGGAAACCAACGTGACGGCGCCGCATGCGGGCCGCCTGCGCATCCTCTCCAAGGACGGATATCAGGAGGTTGGCGCGGTTCTGGCGCGGATCGAGCCCGCCTGAAACGGGTGCCGCACAGCGTGTGCGAGGCGTCGGGGCAACGTCGGCCCGACGCCTCCGTTCGCCGAAAGCCGACACTTTGCTGAAATCGGGCGACCGGTGTCGGCGCTTGAGGGCGTTCGGCTCGTGCTCTTGCATAAGGGGCGGCTTGCCACTTGGCTCTGCCTACGGCACTTTGGACGTGTCAGCCTGGATGCGGCGATCTTGATCGGTCCGCACCGGGCTTCTTGGGCAACGGACTGCCAGCTGACACTCACCCCATTATTCGTGTTCCATAAGACAAATTATGAAGCTTCGGTTTTTCTTACCCTAATCAGAGGGTTGTGCGAGCGGGGTACCATAGAGAATTTGGCCGAGCAGTTCGCGGAGTTGACGGTCAGGGCGAAGTATCTCCGATCCCGATGACGCAATCTCAGCCGGCGCGGCCGGGACTTGACCCGTCATCGGTGAGCATCCCGCGACCTCGCCGACCGGCCCCGTCGGCATTTGAACGTCTCCTCAGTGATTTGCGATCGATAGCTCCCCGTCAAACTATTGCGGCACCGGCGCCGACAGCGCCCCTTGCCGGCGTCCCTTGGCGATGAGCCAGCGGTGGAAGTCCCGCGCGAAGGGCTTGTCCAGCGAGGGCGGGCTCCAGGCGAGGAAGTAAGGAGCGGCCAGCCGCAGCCGGCGATCGAAGGGAACGACGAGGCGGCCGCTTTCCAACTCGTCCGCGATCATCGACATCTGCGCCAGCACGAAGCCCCGCCCCGCCACCGCGGCGTCGATCGCGCTGGAGGACAGCATGTAGGAAAGGTCGCGCGGAATTTCGCCCGCCGGCGCGCCCACCTCCGCCGCCCAGTCCTCCCAACTCGGCGCCAGCGAGGCAGCGCCGGCCCAGACGATGTGAAGCAGCGGGAAGCTCAGGATGTCGGCGCCCTCTCGCAGCCTGTGCCCCTCGATCAGGCGCGGCGAGCAGGCTGGCACGGCCCAGTCGGTGAAGAGTTCCGCCGCGTGGAGATAGCGCGGCTGAGGCCCGTAGAAGATACGAAAGTCGATCCCGTCCCGTTCCAGATCGGGCTCCTGTTCCGTGCCGACGAGCTGCACCACCGAGCCCGGACACAGCGCGCGCCACTCGAAAATCTCCCGCCCGATCCATTTGCCGAGCACCGAGGTGAGCGCGCTGAGGCTGAGCGCCGTGTCGCCCCGCGCCCGGCGCACGATCTCCACCGCCCCAGCCAGCCGCGCGAAGCCCGCATGGATCTCGGCATGGTAGAGCCGGCCCCAGCGCGTCAGCTCCATCCGCCGGCCGCGCCGCTCGATCAGCGAAAGGCCCAGATGCTCTTCCAGCTTCTGCAATTGCTGCGTCACCGCGCCGGGCGAAACGCCGAGTTCGCGCGCCGCCTCGCTCACGCTGCCATGCGTGCCAAAGGCGGCGAAGGCCTGAAGCGCTTTGAGATGCGGGATGGGCGCCATGGTCCTCAAGCAGTTTGGATTTAGAATAACTAAAACATAGCACAGTTTTCAGCCGGTTGCCCCGCCTGCCGAAAGTTTCGACAATGTTGGGAATGGGACGGTGAGGATCGATCGATGTTTCTGCGAAACGCCTGGTATGTCGCGGCCTGGGATCACGAAGTCGCCGAGGGGCTGATGCCCGTCCGCGTGCTGGGCGAAAACATCGTCCTTTATCGCCGCCGCGACGGCGCGGTCGCCGCGCTGGAGGATGCCTGTCCGCATCGCAAGCTCCCCCTCTCCATGGGCCGCATCAAGGGCGACGATGTCGAGTGCGGCTATCACGGCCTCACCTTCGACGGCACGGGCACCTGCACCCGCGTTCCCGGCGCCGAGCGCATTCCGCATGTGGCGCGCGTTCGCGCCTACCCCATCCACGAGCGCTACGGCCTGCTCTGGATCTGGATGGGCGAGGCGGAAAAGGCCGACCCGGCCGAGATTTTCGCTGTGGAACACTGGGGCGACCCGGCCTGGGGCATCAATCGCGGCGAGTCCATGACGCTTGCCTGCAACTATCTCTACATGACCGACAATCTCCTGGACCCCTCGCATGTCGCCTGGGTCCACCAGAGCTCCTTCGCCAGCTCGGCCTGCGAGGAGACGCCGCTGGAAACGACGGTCGCGCCGAACGGCGTCACGGTCTGGCGCTGGATGATCGATTCCGAGCCGGCGCCCTTCTACGCGCCCTTCCTGAAATTCAGCGGCCATTGCGACCGCAAGCAGCACTACGAGGTGCGCTATCCCTCGAACGCCATCATCAAGGCGATCTTCGTGCCGGCCAACAGCTATCGCGAGGGCGAGCCGCTGCACGAGGACGTGTTCCTGATGGACAGCTACAATTTCATGACGCCGGTCGACGAAGGTCACACCAAATATTACTGGTTCCAAATGCGAAACTTCGCGCCGGACGACGCCGAGGTTTCCGCCCGCTTCGCCAAGTCGGTGCGCGGCGCCTTCGAGGAGGACCGCGTCGTTCTGGAGGCGGTCGACTATGGCATGGCCAACAAGCAGACGCCCAATCTCGATCTCAAGATCGATGTCGGCCCCTTGCGCTTCCGCCGCCGGATGCAGCAGCTGATCGAGGCCGAGCGGGCGGCACTCGCCTCCAATGCACCTCCCGCCCCCGCTTCCGTCGCGGCCGAATGAGCGAGGCCCCCTTGGCCGCCCCCGCCGGCTTCCGGCGTCTGCGCCTGCTGGACGCCCGGCGCGAGAGCGCGGCCATCACCTCGTATTTCTTGGAGCCGGTGGACCCCGGCGGCTGGGCGCCCTTCGCGCCGGGGCAGTTCCTCGTGTTCCGCCTGCCCGACGCCGCCTCTCCAGGCGGCTGGGCCTTGCGCAACTATTCCATCTCCGGCCCCTCGGACGGGCGAACCTACCGCATCTCCGTGAAACGCGAGCCTTGCGCGCGCGGGGCGGACGGCGCGGGCCTGGGGTCGGGCCATTTCCACCATCGCCTTCGGCCCGGCGACGAGGTCTGGGCGAGCGCGCCGCGCGGCGAGTTCGTGCTGGACGAGACGAGCGGACGCGCCGTCCTTCTCCTGTCGGGCGGCGTCGGGATCACGCCTCTGCTGGCGATGCTGCACCATCTGACCGAGCGATCCGACCGGCCCGTGCATTTCGTCCATGCCTGCGAGGACGGGCGCAACCATGCGCTGGCCGACGAGGTGGAGGCGCTGGCGGCCGCGCGCGCCGGCATAAGCGCCCATTTCGTCTACCGCGCGCCGACGGCGGAGGACGAGGCGCGCGGCCGTCATGTCGCCTCGGGCCTCGTGACGCGCGCGCTTCTCCGGTCGCTCCTGCCGTTGGACGATTACGACGTCTATCTCTGCGGGCCGACGCCCTTCATGCAGGCGCAGTATGCGACGCTGCTGGGCCTCGGCGTCCGGCCGGAGCGGATCGCCACCGAGTTCTTCGGCCCCGCCTCGCTGCTCGGCGCGGCCCCTGCCCCGGCCCCCGTCGCGCCCGCTCCGGTCGCGCCGGAACCCGCCTCCGCCGGCGAAGGGCCGCTCGTGTCCTTTGCCCGCTCCGGCGGCGCGACGGTCTGGCGCGAGGGCGCGGGCTCGCTTCTGGAACTGGCGGAAGGCGCCGGCCTCTCGCCCGCCTTCAGCTGCCGCTCGGGCGTCTGCATGACCTGCAGCGCCGCGCTCCTGTCGGGCGAGGTCGAGTACACCGAGGAGCCGTTGGACGAGCCCGCGCCCGGCCAGGTTCTTCTCTGCTGCACACGGCCGCGCGGCGACGTCACGCTGGACATCTGAGCATCCGTCCCGAGACCCGAGCGGGTAGAGCCTCGACGCCGCGCCCTCGCATCAAGCCATCGACGCCTCGCCCGCGACAGGAGGTCCCGCAAGAGGTCCCCACCGCCGAGGGCTTGAGCAGACGCGTCCCCTGCCCTTCCCGAACCGATCGGAGTCCTTCTTGAGCGAGTTTCCGCAACCTGCCGCCGAGGCCCCGCTTCAGCTCAACCCGCATGTGGCGGCCCTGCCGGCCTATAATGCGGGACTCAGCCTTGCGGCCGCGCGCCAGGCCAGCGGGCGGGAGGACATCGCGCGGCTGGCCAGCAACGAGAATCCCGACGGCTGCTCGCCGCGCGTTCTGGAAGCGCTCGCGGGCTACGATCCCTCGCGCTACGCCGACCCGGCCTGCAACGCCCTGCGCGGGGCGCTGGGTGCCTTTCTGGACGAAGAGCCCGACCGCATCGTCTGCGGCAACGGCTCGGAAGAGATGATCGCCGCCCTTTCGCGCGCGGCGCTGCAACCGGGGCGCGAGGTGCTGACCGTCGCGCCGAGCTTCGGCCTGCACGAGATCGAGCCGCTGGCGGCCGGCGCGCGGGTGCGCAAGATCGCCATGCGCCCCGATTTCGGCTTCGACCTCGACGCCCTGGCGGCGGCGCTGGCGCGCGGGCCGGCGCTCGCCTTCCTTTCCTCGCCCTGGAACCCGGTCGGCCCCGCGCTGGACGAGGCCGCGCTGACGCGGCTGGCCGAGTCGGCGCGCGGGCGCGGCACGCTCTTCGTGCTGGACGAGGCCTATTTCGAATATGGCGGCGACGCGCTGCCGGACGCGCGGCGCATTCTCTCACGCGCCGGCCTGCCCTTCGCGATCCTGCGCACCTTTTCCAAGGCCTATGGGCTGGCGGGCCTGCGCGTCGGCTATGCCATCGCCTCCAGTGCGGCGCTCGCCCGCGCCATCGCGGCGGCCAAGACGCCGTTCAACGTCAACGGCGCGGCGCAGATCGCGGCCCTTGCCGCATTGGCGGACCAGGACTGGATGCGCGCCTCCGTCCGCCGCCTGGAAGCGCGCCGCGCGGCGCTGGCGCAAGGGCTGGAAGCGGCCGGTTTTCGCACGGCTCCGTCCCACACCAACTTCCTGTTCGTGGACTGCGGCGGCGACAGCGCCTCGGCGTCGTCGGCGCTTCTGGCGGACGGTATCATCGTCAAACCCTGGCGCGAGCCCGGCTTCGAGCGCTATCTGCGCGTGACGATCGGCACGCCGGCCGATAATGAGCGCTTTCTCCGCGCCCTCATCCGTTGGAGCCAGACCTGATGCCAGACCGGACGCCAGACCCGATCATCGCAGCCGCCCCGGCCCTTCCCGCCGGTTTCGAGAATCGGCTGCGCGCCCTGCTCGGCCCCGCCCATGTGCGAACGGGCGAGGCGCTGGCCGCGATCGACCCCGGCTGGAACAAGGACAATCTGAAAAGCGGCTGCCTCGCCCTGCCCGGCTCGACCGAGGAGGTCGCGGCCGTTGTGCGCCTCTGCCGTGAGGCGGGCGTCGCCATCGTGCCGCAGGGCGGGCGTACGGGCCTTGTCGGCGGCTCGGTCTCGGCGCCGGGGCAACTCGTCGTCTCCACCGCAAGGCTCAACGCCGTGGAGCGGCTCGACCCGATCGAGCGCACCGTCACGGTGGGCTCGGGCGCCACGCTGCAATCGGTGCAGGAGGCCGCCGCCGCTCATGGGCTGGAGCCCGGCATCGACCTGCCCTCGCGCGGCACGGCAACCATCGGCGGCATGATCTCCACCAATGCCGGGGGCATCATGGCCTTCCGCAACGGCGTCATGCGCCACCGCGTCTTCGGGCTGGAAGCGGTGATGCCGGACGGAACCGTGATGAGCGATCTGACCCGCGTGGTGAAGACCGCCGCCGGCTACGATCTCAAGCATCTCCTGATCGGCGGCGAGGGCACGCTCGGTATCGTCACTCGCGCCGTCCTGAAGCTCGACCCGCTGCCGGAGGCGAGCGCCACGGCGCTGTTCGGCCTGCCCTCGGTGGAGGCGGTGCTGGAGGTGATCCGCCTCGCGCTGGCGCTTCCGGGCGTCGCCCTGCGCGGCGCGGAGGCCATGTGGAAGCCCTTTCTCGACCACACGGCGGGTGCGCTCGGCTGGGAGAGCGAGGCGATCGACCGCACCGCGCCGGTCTATCTCCTCCTGTCGATCGGCGGCGCCGAGGGCGGCCCCCTTCCGGCCGCGTTCGAGACCCTGTTCGAGACGGTGGTGGAGCGCTTTCCCGAGGCGTCGGGCCTCATCGCCCAGTCCCTGCGGCAGGAGCGCGATCTCTGGCGCCTGCGTGAGGACACCGACCTCGTCTACCACACCTATCCCGCCGCCCCGTCCTTCGACGTGTCGCTGCCGCAGTCGGAAATTCCGGCCTATCTCGATCGGCTCCTGCCCGAGCTGAAGGCGATCGACCAAGGCTTTGCGCCCTTCGTCTTCGGCCATCTAGCGGACGGAAATTTGCATCTGATCCTGAACCGCCCCGGCCCGCTGGAGCCCGACCTCATGGCGAAGGTCGAACATGCGCTCTATCGCGACGTCAGCCAGCGCGGCGGCTCCTTCTCGGCCGAGCACGGCGTCGGCACCAAGCGCATCGGCCCGATGGAGGCGACCGCCGACCCCGGCAAGCTCGCCTTCATGCGGGTCCTGAAATCTAGCCTCGATCCGGCCGGGCTGATGAACCCGGGCGTCGTCATCCGTCGCTGAGCGAACTGAGAGCGCCTAACAATACCTCCGGGCGGAGAGCCGGCGAGGACCTTTTCGTCACCGCGGGGAGCCGGGCGCAGCCCATGCAGCGCATGGGCGAGTACCGGCGACGGTCCAATCGGACGGGCGGGACATTTGCCGCGCTCGCGCGGCATGGCTTGCTCTGGGACGGAGGCGGAAAGGGACCGGCGGATCGACCTGACCGAGTTTCCAAACGGGCTCTTAGGCCCCCGGCGAGGGCGTGAAGCGGGCGACGAGCTCGTGCGCCTCGCCGGGATAGGTGATCTCGACGGCGGTGACGCTCGCCTCCGAGTTCCAGGTGCGCCGGTCGATGACGAGGCAGGGCGTGCCGGGGTCGAGGAGAAGCGCGGAGGCGGTGGCCGCATTGGCGCCCGCCGCGCGGATCGTGTGCTCGGCACTCGTCCATGGCACGCGCGCCATGAGCCAGGCACCCGGCGGTTCGGCGGCGAAATCCGTCTCGGCCGCGTCCGGCACCACGGCGAGATCGATCAGCCGGTTTTCGAGGCAGAAGGGCTGGCGCGCGGCGAAGTGGCGGCAGAGGATGGAGAGCACGGGATGCGGCTCGGCGAGGCCCAGCCGCGTCTGGTCGGCGCCCGAGGCTTCGCGACGCTCGAGCCGCATCATCTCGAACCCGTAGGCGAGGCCCAGCGTCTCCACCTCGCGGCGGATGTCGGCGATTTCCATCACGGCGGAATAGGACTGGGGCCGGCGCACGAAGCTGCCGGCCTTGCGCCGACGCTCGATCAGCCCGGCTGAGACGAGCTCGCCCATCACCTTGTTGACCGTCATGCGCGAGCAGCCGAACTGCGCGGCGAGCGCCTGCTCGAAGGGAAGCTGCGTGCCCGGCGGCCACTCGCCCGAGAGAATGCGGCCGCGCAGATCGGCAAGGATGGTCTGGTGCAGCGAAGGGCGCGTGGCCGATGTCATGCGCGCTGGATCAAGGCCCGCGCCGCTCACGGCGCCTGAAGCAGCATGGCCGCGCCGCGATCGAGATAGGTTTCCAGGAACTGCGTCAGGCGCGGGTGGCGCGGATGGGCGAAGACCTCGCCCGGCGCGCCGACGAGCAGCAGCTTGCCGCCGTCGAGAAAGGCGATCTGCTGGCCGACCGAGGCGGCAAAGCCGATCTCGTGCGTCACCACGACCATAGTCATGCCCTCAGTGGCGAGATCGCGCATGACGTTCAGCACCTCGCCCGTCAGCTCCGGGTCGAGCGAGGAGGTGGGCTCGTCGAACAGCATGATGGCGGGCTGGAGTGCCAGGGCGCGGGCGATGGCGACGCGCTGCTGCTGGCCGCCCGAGAGCTGCGAGGGGTAATGCCCGGCGCGCTCGCCAAGGCCGACATGGCGAAGCTGCTCCATGGCGCGCGCCTCGGCCTCGTCCCGCTTCAACCCGCGCACGCGCTTCAGGGCTTCCGAGACGTTGCCGAGCGCGGTCATGTGCGGCCAGAGATTGAACTGCTGGAACACCATGCCGATATGGCCGCGCACCTCGCGGATCGAGCTTTGCGGCAGGCGCACGCGCCGACCGCTTCCATCCTCGGTGAAGCCCAGCGGCGCGCCATTGACATGGATCGTGCCGCTCGTCGCCTCCTCCAGAAAGGCCATGCAGCGCAAAAGCGTGGATTTGCCCGAGCCCGAAGGGCCGATCAGGCAGGTCGTGGAACCGCTGGGAACTTCGAGGTCGATCCCTTTCAACACCTCGGTCTGACCGAAGCGCTTGGTGAGATTGCGGACGGCGATGGCGGGAATGCGCGTGCTCATGAGAACCTGAACTTGGAAAGCCGACGTTCGCTGAAGCGGCCGAGCCACCCGCAGATCTCGACCAAGAGCCAGTAGAAGAGGGCGAGAAGGAACATGGCCTCGACGAAGGCATATTGCTGCGAGCCGATGGCCCCGATCACCATGGTCATTTCCGGCACGGTGATGATGGAGAGGACCGCCGTTTCCTTGACCAGAAGGATGGTCATATTCACGCATTGCGGCAGGACCAGCATCGTCATCTCCGGCAGGAGAATGCGCAGGACGATCTGCCGGCGCGTGAGGCCGACGCATTCGGCGGCCTCGACATGGCCGGGCGGAATGGCGCGGAATCCGGCGCGGAAGATTTCCGAGAAATAGGCCGCGCCGTAGACGGTGAGGCCGATCAGCCCGGCGGGGATGGGATCGAGCCGCAGGCCGATGGCCGGGCCGCCGAAATAGAGGAGGAAGATCTGCACCAGAAAGGGCGTGCCGCGCAGGATTTCTACCACGACCCGCAGGAGCGCGCCCGCCCAACCCGGGCCGAACTGGCGCACGGTGGCGACGAGAAAGCCGAGAAGGAGGCCGCCAAAGGTCGAAGCGACCCAGATAAGCACGGTGAGGCGCAGGCCGGACAGGATCGCCGGCAGCTGGGCGAGGATGAGGGCGAAATCGAAGTTCATGCCCGCCCCGTCCGCACCAGCCGCTCGGTGAGCGAGCCCGCGCCCGCCAGGGTCCAGTTCATCGCGAGATAGAGACCGCCCGCCACCGCATAGAAGAGAAGCGGCTTGTAGGTGCTGGCCGAAAGATTCTGCGCCATGCGCGTCAGCTCGATGACGCCGACGACCGAGACGAGCGAGGAAGCCTTCAGAATGAGGATCGCCTCGTTGACGAGGGCCGGAAGCGTGAGCCGAAGCGCGATCGGCGCGCGGATGCGGCGAAACTGCTGCCAGGCGTTGAGGCCCACCATGTCGGCCGCCTCCATAAGACCCCGGGGAACGGATGCGAAGCCGCCGCGCAGGTTCTCCGCCTGATAGGCGGCGGTGCAGAGCGACAGGCCGATCAGCGCCGCGACGGTGCTCGGCACCATGAGGCCGAGAACCGGCAGGAGATTGTAGATCAGAAGCAGCTGGACGAGGAGCGGAACGCCCCGGAAGAAGCTGATGAAGGCGACCGCCGGCCAGCGCAGAGCTGCGCTCGGCGACAGGCGCGCGGCGCAGATCACAAGCCCGATGGCGAGCCCGATCGCGATCGACACGATGCTGAGGAACAGCGTGTTGCCCGCCGCCCAGAGCATGAGCTCGAAAAGCCTCATCGACATGGGATGTCCTCGAAGGCGAAGCGGGCCGCGCCGGGAGCCGAAAAGGCCAAAGGCGCGGCCCGGTCCGAGATCAGAAGGCGGGCTCGGGCGCGACGTCGGGCGTCTCGAAGGTCACGCCGAACCACTTCTTCTGGAGTTCGCCGAGGCGACCGTCGCCCTTCATCTTGACGAGAGCGGCCTGCATGGCGTCGAGCAGCGGCTGGTCGTCCGCCTTCTTGGTGCCGATGAAGCCGAAATAGCTCTTCTGGCCGAAGGCGGGCGTGACCACGGCGAAGATGTCCGGCTGCTTTTCCGCGACATAGGCGATGTTGGGCAGCGAGTTGGCGACGGCCGCGATGCGCCCGGCCGCGAGATCGGCATAGGCTTCGTTGAAGCCGACATATTCGCGCGTCTCGACGGGCTTGGGCAGCGTCTTGCCATAGGCCTGGACCTGCGCCAGCTGCGAGGTCGCCTTGCCGGCGCCCACCAGCTTGCCGGCGATGTCCTCGGGCTTCTGGATGCTGTCGTCGCCCTTGGCCTTCAGGAGCGCCACCGTCGCCTCGGCGATCGGCGACAGGAAGCGATAGCGCTCGAGCCGGGCCTTGG
This region of Aureimonas sp. AU20 genomic DNA includes:
- a CDS encoding LysR family transcriptional regulator; translated protein: MAPIPHLKALQAFAAFGTHGSVSEAARELGVSPGAVTQQLQKLEEHLGLSLIERRGRRMELTRWGRLYHAEIHAGFARLAGAVEIVRRARGDTALSLSALTSVLGKWIGREIFEWRALCPGSVVQLVGTEQEPDLERDGIDFRIFYGPQPRYLHAAELFTDWAVPACSPRLIEGHRLREGADILSFPLLHIVWAGAASLAPSWEDWAAEVGAPAGEIPRDLSYMLSSSAIDAAVAGRGFVLAQMSMIADELESGRLVVPFDRRLRLAAPYFLAWSPPSLDKPFARDFHRWLIAKGRRQGALSAPVPQ
- a CDS encoding aromatic ring-hydroxylating dioxygenase subunit alpha, which gives rise to MFLRNAWYVAAWDHEVAEGLMPVRVLGENIVLYRRRDGAVAALEDACPHRKLPLSMGRIKGDDVECGYHGLTFDGTGTCTRVPGAERIPHVARVRAYPIHERYGLLWIWMGEAEKADPAEIFAVEHWGDPAWGINRGESMTLACNYLYMTDNLLDPSHVAWVHQSSFASSACEETPLETTVAPNGVTVWRWMIDSEPAPFYAPFLKFSGHCDRKQHYEVRYPSNAIIKAIFVPANSYREGEPLHEDVFLMDSYNFMTPVDEGHTKYYWFQMRNFAPDDAEVSARFAKSVRGAFEEDRVVLEAVDYGMANKQTPNLDLKIDVGPLRFRRRMQQLIEAERAALASNAPPAPASVAAE
- a CDS encoding 2Fe-2S iron-sulfur cluster-binding protein; the protein is MSEAPLAAPAGFRRLRLLDARRESAAITSYFLEPVDPGGWAPFAPGQFLVFRLPDAASPGGWALRNYSISGPSDGRTYRISVKREPCARGADGAGLGSGHFHHRLRPGDEVWASAPRGEFVLDETSGRAVLLLSGGVGITPLLAMLHHLTERSDRPVHFVHACEDGRNHALADEVEALAAARAGISAHFVYRAPTAEDEARGRHVASGLVTRALLRSLLPLDDYDVYLCGPTPFMQAQYATLLGLGVRPERIATEFFGPASLLGAAPAPAPVAPAPVAPEPASAGEGPLVSFARSGGATVWREGAGSLLELAEGAGLSPAFSCRSGVCMTCSAALLSGEVEYTEEPLDEPAPGQVLLCCTRPRGDVTLDI
- a CDS encoding aminotransferase class I/II-fold pyridoxal phosphate-dependent enzyme, which encodes MSEFPQPAAEAPLQLNPHVAALPAYNAGLSLAAARQASGREDIARLASNENPDGCSPRVLEALAGYDPSRYADPACNALRGALGAFLDEEPDRIVCGNGSEEMIAALSRAALQPGREVLTVAPSFGLHEIEPLAAGARVRKIAMRPDFGFDLDALAAALARGPALAFLSSPWNPVGPALDEAALTRLAESARGRGTLFVLDEAYFEYGGDALPDARRILSRAGLPFAILRTFSKAYGLAGLRVGYAIASSAALARAIAAAKTPFNVNGAAQIAALAALADQDWMRASVRRLEARRAALAQGLEAAGFRTAPSHTNFLFVDCGGDSASASSALLADGIIVKPWREPGFERYLRVTIGTPADNERFLRALIRWSQT
- a CDS encoding FAD-binding oxidoreductase, which gives rise to MPDRTPDPIIAAAPALPAGFENRLRALLGPAHVRTGEALAAIDPGWNKDNLKSGCLALPGSTEEVAAVVRLCREAGVAIVPQGGRTGLVGGSVSAPGQLVVSTARLNAVERLDPIERTVTVGSGATLQSVQEAAAAHGLEPGIDLPSRGTATIGGMISTNAGGIMAFRNGVMRHRVFGLEAVMPDGTVMSDLTRVVKTAAGYDLKHLLIGGEGTLGIVTRAVLKLDPLPEASATALFGLPSVEAVLEVIRLALALPGVALRGAEAMWKPFLDHTAGALGWESEAIDRTAPVYLLLSIGGAEGGPLPAAFETLFETVVERFPEASGLIAQSLRQERDLWRLREDTDLVYHTYPAAPSFDVSLPQSEIPAYLDRLLPELKAIDQGFAPFVFGHLADGNLHLILNRPGPLEPDLMAKVEHALYRDVSQRGGSFSAEHGVGTKRIGPMEATADPGKLAFMRVLKSSLDPAGLMNPGVVIRR
- the hutC gene encoding histidine utilization repressor, whose translation is MTSATRPSLHQTILADLRGRILSGEWPPGTQLPFEQALAAQFGCSRMTVNKVMGELVSAGLIERRRKAGSFVRRPQSYSAVMEIADIRREVETLGLAYGFEMMRLERREASGADQTRLGLAEPHPVLSILCRHFAARQPFCLENRLIDLAVVPDAAETDFAAEPPGAWLMARVPWTSAEHTIRAAGANAATASALLLDPGTPCLVIDRRTWNSEASVTAVEITYPGEAHELVARFTPSPGA
- a CDS encoding amino acid ABC transporter ATP-binding protein, with the protein product MSTRIPAIAVRNLTKRFGQTEVLKGIDLEVPSGSTTCLIGPSGSGKSTLLRCMAFLEEATSGTIHVNGAPLGFTEDGSGRRVRLPQSSIREVRGHIGMVFQQFNLWPHMTALGNVSEALKRVRGLKRDEAEARAMEQLRHVGLGERAGHYPSQLSGGQQQRVAIARALALQPAIMLFDEPTSSLDPELTGEVLNVMRDLATEGMTMVVVTHEIGFAASVGQQIAFLDGGKLLLVGAPGEVFAHPRHPRLTQFLETYLDRGAAMLLQAP
- a CDS encoding amino acid ABC transporter permease, whose translation is MNFDFALILAQLPAILSGLRLTVLIWVASTFGGLLLGFLVATVRQFGPGWAGALLRVVVEILRGTPFLVQIFLLYFGGPAIGLRLDPIPAGLIGLTVYGAAYFSEIFRAGFRAIPPGHVEAAECVGLTRRQIVLRILLPEMTMLVLPQCVNMTILLVKETAVLSIITVPEMTMVIGAIGSQQYAFVEAMFLLALFYWLLVEICGWLGRFSERRLSKFRFS
- a CDS encoding amino acid ABC transporter permease, translated to MSMRLFELMLWAAGNTLFLSIVSIAIGLAIGLVICAARLSPSAALRWPAVAFISFFRGVPLLVQLLLIYNLLPVLGLMVPSTVAALIGLSLCTAAYQAENLRGGFASVPRGLMEAADMVGLNAWQQFRRIRAPIALRLTLPALVNEAILILKASSLVSVVGVIELTRMAQNLSASTYKPLLFYAVAGGLYLAMNWTLAGAGSLTERLVRTGRA
- a CDS encoding transporter substrate-binding domain-containing protein — translated: MNKRSLLKAAFALGFSLSLPFAAHAEDALARVKAAGVLKVGTETAFAPFDFIDEAGEHAGLNVDAFEEIGKELGVKVQWVELPWDGVLPGLEAGQFDVVAGPATITKARLERYRFLSPIAEATVALLKAKGDDSIQKPEDIAGKLVGAGKATSQLAQVQAYGKTLPKPVETREYVGFNEAYADLAAGRIAAVANSLPNIAYVAEKQPDIFAVVTPAFGQKSYFGFIGTKKADDQPLLDAMQAALVKMKGDGRLGELQKKWFGVTFETPDVAPEPAF